A DNA window from Coregonus clupeaformis isolate EN_2021a unplaced genomic scaffold, ASM2061545v1 scaf0241, whole genome shotgun sequence contains the following coding sequences:
- the LOC123484239 gene encoding paternally-expressed gene 3 protein-like, which produces MVTVLGLVLLLFYRQRRGTRRTPPPPPVSSNTQPDPTGEVDCVYEEIREAERQTDTLPVVISSVYSTVNSPTNSTTYPAGKDSTTYPAGQVSTTYPAGQDSTTYPAGQVSTTYPAGQDSTTYPAGQASTTYPAGQDSTTYPAGQASTAYPAGQDPLTYPAGQGSTTYHADQASTTYPAGHATSVSHCDIHASASYNKDDINPSYSTADRPASLIYSNVDLPKDSRVSSSPPTASGTQDDSIYSTAQLHKDTVESTRYPAVHLSKDTPEDAIYSTAQIPKIM; this is translated from the exons ATGGTGACAGTGTTAGGACTGGTCCTGCTCCTGTtctacagacagaggagaggaaccaggagaacaccaccaccaccaccagtctcCTCCAACACACAACCTGACCCTACGGgagag GTTGACTGTGTGTATGAGGAGATCagagaggcagaaagacagacagacacactcccTGTGGTCATCTCTTCAGTCTACTCTACTGTCAACTCACCTACCAACTCTACAACCTATCCTGCTGGAAAAGACTCTACAACCTACCCTGCTGGCCAAGTCTCTACAACCTACCCTGCTGGCCAAGACTCCACAACCTACCCTGCTGGCCAAGTCTCTACAACCTACCCTGCTGGCCAAGACTCTACAACCTACCCTGCTGGCCAAGCCTCTACAACCTACCCTGCTGGCCAAGACTCTACAACCTACCCTGCTGGCCAAGCTTCTACAGCCTACCCTGCTGGCCAAGACCCTTTAACCTACCCTGCAGGCCAAGGCTCTACAACCTACCATGCTGACCAAGCCTCTACAACCTACCCTGCTGGCCATGCTACCAGTGTCTCACACTGTGACATCCATGCTAGCGCTAGCTACAACAAAGATGATATAAATCCAAGCTATTCTACTGCAGATCGCCCAGCTTCTCTCATCTACTCCAATGTGGATCTACCCAAAGATTCTAGAGTCTCTTCAAGCCCTCCAACAGCCAGTGGAACCCAGGATGATTCCATCTATTCTACAGCCCAGCTACACAAAGATACTGTAGAATCTACAAGATACCCTGCTGTACACCTCTCTAAAGACACTCCAGAAGACGCCATCTACTCTACAGCCCAGATACCCAAAATAATGTAG